In Nomia melanderi isolate GNS246 chromosome 4, iyNomMela1, whole genome shotgun sequence, the following are encoded in one genomic region:
- the LOC116425500 gene encoding intraflagellar transport protein 74 homolog produces MIYERTGRNQKRNINESYTMQRPSTSTSTLQSKFDKSRRVSRNELGEFYVTPGSTRPSTPGQNVLARPPSTSVLFNHIQGNSSRLTTGSSNSAYLNNGGTLLGQTNINVVERPITQHGVAGVRPGTGRGLSMMRQIQDKRYYSGLLQLKIRELNQEITILMKEIEDQNKESATYLHYDKRAKDLATELITLQGQLADYNIVVDKMTSDIGKEIVEQETEELATKNEQSLSRIENMFENRKQLEQQLNKLEKQLENEKKRRDRLVESMNSDTREKYTELLKEKANLQEKTNKMQQELDELSKEQVFLEEEIALSPLKQEAVKLQLQIIEVEEKRAKLREEEKRRISPEEEKEKLLQKIKQDNMDIAAAEAQLTERRKAIEEAEHELEQLEADIEGSQSEKQIKYKELRKKEEVMEQFMSSFEQNKQDETNKLHKLEETVIDHLKNISSMLNIDIDIIDGNEMAILRNIISYNDSDSTNNDQSYERLTKENLKLQQILSKMELLEQKLTAEFSSLNEKINKKENKLMVLDDINNLKSNLSLKQAQLIEECEQLKKQQLRNLQEEKALQSEYDEIKQQLKNNEVYNQINLLENTVERLMEEHNKIKDFIFKQREQVDYGPIKEDTFNLMINYNTILKDNLKIVY; encoded by the exons ATGATATATGAACGAACTGGTAGAAATCAGAAGAGGAACATAAACGAATCGTATACAATGCAAAGACCATCGACAAGCACATCTACGTTACAAagtaaatttgacaaatctcgAAGAGTGTCAAGAAATGAGTTGGGGGAATTTTATGTCACTCCTGGAAGTACACGACCATCTACACCTGGTCAAAATGTTTTGGCAAGACCACCATCAACTTCTGTTTTGTTTAATCACATTCAGGGTAATAGTTCACGGCTAACTACAGGTTCTAGCAATTCTGCATACTTAAATAATGGAGGTACTCTGCTTGgacaaacaaatataaatgttgtgGAAAGACCGATTACTCAACATGGAGTAGCTGGTGTTAGACCAGGAACAGGTAGAGGATTATCCATGATGAG ACAAATTCAGGACAAAAGATATTATAGTGGACTTTTgcaattgaaaataagagaactgAATCAAGAAATTACCATTTTAATGAAAGAGATTGAAGATCAAAACAAGGAGAGTGCCACATATCTACATTATGATAAGAGGGCCAAAGATTTAGCTACCGAATTAATAACTTTACAAGGACAATTGGCAGATTACAACATTGTGGTAGATAAAATGACATCTGATATTGGAAAGGAAATTGTAGAACAAGAAACAGAAGAACTTGCAACAAAGAATGAACAAAGTTTATCAAGGAttgaaaatatgtttgaaaatagGAAGCAATTAGAACAACaactaaataaattagaaaaacaattagaaaatgaaaagaaaagaagagataGACTTGTAGAAAGCATGAATTCAGATacaagagaaaaatatacagaattGTTAAAGGAAAAAGCAAATTTGcaagaaaaaacaaataaaatgcaaCAGGAATTAGATGAATTATCTAAAGAACAAGTTTTCTTAGAAGAGGAAATAGCTTTATCTCCCTTAAAACAGGAAGCTGTTAAGTTACAGCTTCAAATTATAGAAGTTGAAGAAAAAAGAGCGAAAttaagagaagaagaaaaacgcaGAATATCTccagaagaagagaaagaaaagttattacaaaaaattaaacaaGATAATATGGATATTGCAGCTGCAGAAGCCCAATTAACTGAAAGAAGGAAGGCAATCGAAGAGGCAGAACATGAACTTGAACAATTAGAAGCTGATATAGAGGGTTCTCAGTCTGAAAAACAAATCAAATATAAGGAGCTCCGTAAAAAGGAAGAAGTGATGGAACAATTTATGTCTAGTTTTGAACAAAATAAGCAagatgaaacaaacaaattacataaattagaaGAAACAGTGATTgaccatttgaaaaatatttcaagtatgtTGAACATTGATATAGATATCATAGATGGCAATGAAATGGCAATATTGCgcaatataatttcttataatgaCAGTGACTCTACCAATAATGATCAAAGTTATGAAAgactaacaaaagaaaatttaaaattacagcaaattttaagtaaaatggAGTTGTTAGAGCAAAAACTTACAGCAGAATTTTCTAGCctcaatgaaaaaataaataaaaaagaaaacaaattaatgGTTTTAGAtgatataaacaatttaaaatcaaACTTATCACTAAAACAAGCACAGTTAATAGAAGAGTGCGAACAACTGAAGAAACAACAATTAAGAAACCTACAAGAAGAAAAAGCACTTCAGTCTGAATATGACGAAATAAAACAGCAATTGAAGAATAATGAAGTATACAATCagattaatttattagaaaacacAGTAGAAAGGTTAATGGaagaacataataaaataaaagacttCATTTTTAAGCAAAGAGAACAGGTTGATTATGGTCCAATAAAAGAAGatacttttaatttaatgattaattataatactatattaaaagaTAACTTAaagattgtttattaa
- the LOC116425498 gene encoding leucine-rich PPR motif-containing protein, mitochondrial-like: MITSYTNYRKDKRLCGYTQYNKISKTSIRFMNTYSKLSRLYIPNLFIENLKPIGNDGIKKACVFKYSVQCNEKTFNETNDFEYKIMALRSMVNKGVVSNKFFTSVIEDLENNKINVSQSLSITLLKCCGNIMYYTDLKTRQNLSKRVLNLLKYKNFTIDHYHTLLQTHIDNVHLIDPYKFLKEMIVAPEYKTYCLLLRLLSITDTNKSVIDFISHMRENNCLFGEEEYNALVYSYSALGDLTKAKEVINSMEEANITPSLATHTQLLYGFAKIGDIEGLTEILTTKTIPLLDIMKLIKFLSLCKNGEHISDILRHTQAIEKPEKDVIAVIVQLVHEKCYFDAYEIVTKIPTKDNDKTIRKKLASYFLKEMISLNINQEDVLKFIVMFAMKHDIGSVWKNAIQFATNYNNDSLAFAVFEKMKENNRIIMPYYYWFLFTKAAQKGEEHEIYSIMRHMLSLNVTLDNRTWLEYVFPYISTSNPVLTIEKMLHNGLATSYTVPHLIKFLLNSYKLKECLDLCKRFKKKINCHDMLDSLVLNYKQSKDIDSCIELLLRLSYNGQGFAGTFLVKLVQQPDFEENDVENVIKLLYAMKKNKAFMSVNDINRVEKKIFHLNLSDYNKFDLSQLFIDVTANPETDNFNSGKEIHPTFMNLEQLKTNFSILKMKGLNARGTIRLLLMASCKENDIEQVHSLLNEIKINNIQWTPGMMVLLFNFYIKNKMCTEALSELNNIQSTFPNFKIDNFKIIEFIILLVKENKINKAMNVIREFDSVNHRTNAHLNCIKLFNTLVECNYSDYVKQMADLLVRKGYCRNSPFIWSHIFNISMTEDKPIELVVSECREYVETFNYVPAKQEILTKLIKLDSKYENRSSLIKDVYSMIVKVHGKETAITNLMISLAQCDKTKELQDLFVNNHMSAKTLLQEFKYLPENDIVKVCLIMLKIGGNILKQNLEPICYLVLTIYIKRDETEAAVKLKENMLQKGVRPSKQFKTDYTALINKYKFPLSED, from the exons ATGATTActtcttatacaaattatagaaaagataaaagacTTTGTGGGTATAC CCAATATAACAAAATCTCCAAAACAAGTATTAGATTTATGAATActtattcaaaattatcaagATTATACATTCCTAAcctatttattgaaaatttaaagccGATAGGCAATGATGGAATAAAGAAAGCATGCGTTTTCAAATACAGTGTACAATGTAACGAGAAAACTTTCAACGAAACTAATGATTTTGAGTATAAAATAATGGCATTACGCAGTATGGTTAACAAAGGGGTAGTTAGCAACAAATTTTTTACAAGTGTCATTGaagatttagaaaataataagattAATGTGTCACAAAGTTTGAGTATAACATTACTTAAATGTTGTGGAAACATTATGTACTATACTGACTTAAAAACACGACAAAATTTGAGTAAACGAGTTTTGAATCTtttgaaatataagaattttacaatAGATCATTATCATACTTTATTACAAACACACATTGATAATGTTCATTTAATTGATCCATATAAGTTCCTGAAAGAAATGATTGTTGCACCAGAATATAAGACATATTGTCTTTTATTAAGATTGTTGTCAATCACAGACACTAACAAGTCAGTGATAGATTTCATATCACATATGAGAGAAAATAATTGTCTTTTTGGAGAAGAAGAGTACAATGCATTGGTTTATTCATATTCTGCACTGGGAGATTTAACAAAAGCTAAAGAAGTTATAAATTCCATGGAAGAAGCAAACATTACACCTTCCCTTGCAACTCATACACAATTATTGTATGGCTTTGCTAAAATTGGCGATATAGAAGGTTTAACAGAAATTTTGACGACTAAGACTATACCTCTATTAGATATTATGAAGCTTATTAAGTTTCTTAGTTTATGTAAAAATGGAGAACATATATCAGATATTTTAAGGCATACACAAGCAATAGAAAAACCTGAAAAGGATGTCATTGCAGTAATTGTGCAACTAGTACATGAAAAATGCTATTTCGATGCATATgaaattgttacaaaaattcCTACAAAGGACAATGACAAAACCATCAGAAAAAAGCTCGCATCATATTTTCTTAAAGAAATGATAAGTTTGAATATAAATCAGGAAGATGTATTGAAATTTATAGTTATGTTTGCAATGAAACATGACATAGGTAGTGTTTGGAAAAACGCAATTCAATTTGCTACAAATTACAATAATGATTCACTAGCTTTTGctgtatttgaaaaaatgaaagaaaataatcgtATTATTATGCCGTATTACTATTGGTTCTTGTTTACAAAGGCAGCTCAGAAAGGTGAGGAGCATGAGATATATTCGATTATGAGACATATGCTATCATTAAATGTTACATTAGATAACAGAACATGGTTAGAGTATGTATTCCCATATATCAGTACTAGTAATCCTGTCCTTACAATTGAAAAAATGCTTCATAATGGATTAGCAACATCTTATACAGTACCACATctgataaaatttttattaaattcgtaTAAGTTAAAAGAATGCCTGGACTTATGCAAAAGATTTAAGAAGAAGATAAACTGCCATGATATGTTGGACTCTTTAGTCTTGAATTACAAACAATCAAAAGATATCGATAGCTGTATAGAACTCTTACTTAGATTGTCATATAATGGTCAAGGTTTTGCTGGAACATTTTTAGTAAAACTTGTACAACAGCCTGACTTTGAGGAAAATGATgtagaaaatgttattaaacttttgtacgccatgaaaaaaaataaagcaTTTATGTCTGTTAATGATATAAATCGTGTGGAAaagaagatttttcatttaaatttatcagATTACAATAAATTCGATTTATCACAGTTATTCATAGATGTAACTGCAAATCCTGAAACAGATAATTTCAACAGCGGAAAAGAAATTCATCCTACATTTATGAATCTGGAAcaattgaaaacaaattttagtATACTTAAAATGAAAGGATTAAATGCCAGGGGTACTATACGATTATTACTTATGGCATCATGCAAAGAAAATGATATAGAACAAGTGCACAGTcttctaaatgaaataaaaataaataatatccagTGGACACCTGGAATGATGGTccttttgttcaatttttatataaaaaataaaatgtgtacAGAAGCCTTATCTGAGTTGAACAACATTCAAAGTACGTTCCCcaattttaaaattgataattttaaaattatagaatttattatattattagtgaaagaaaacaaaataaataaagctATGAATGTGATAAGGGAATTTGACAGTGTCAATCATCGAACAAATGCACATCTAAAttgcataaaattatttaatacactaGTAGAATGTAATTATTCTGATTATGTGAAACAAATGGCTGATCTTTTAGTACGAAAGGGTTATTGTAGAAATAGTCCTTTTATATGGAgccatatatttaatatttctatgacAGAAGATAAACCTATTGAATTAGTTGTAAGTGAATGCAGAGAATATGTTGAAACATTCAATTACGTTCCAGCAAAACaggaaatattaacaaaattgattaaactagattcaaaatatgaaaatcgTAGTTCTTTAATAAAAGATGTCTACAGTATGATAGTGAAAGTTCATGGAAAAGAAACTGCAATTACAAATCTAATGATATCGCTGGCACAATGcgataaaacaaaagaattacAAGATTTATTTGTG AATAATCATATGTCTGCTAAAACTTTATTacaagaatttaaatatttaccagAAAATGATATTGTAAAAGTATGTTTGATTATGTTAAAAATAGGAGGAAacatattgaaacaaaatttagaACCCATATGTTATTTAGTTCTAACTATTTACA TAAAACGAGATGAAACAGAAGCTGCTGTGAAGCTAAAAGAAAATATGTTGCAAAAAGGTGTAAGGCCcagtaaacaatttaaaactgacTATACAGctttaataaataagtataaatttCCGCTTTCCGAAGATTAG